A stretch of DNA from Scleropages formosus chromosome 13, fSclFor1.1, whole genome shotgun sequence:
ATTTAGTATTGCTGTGAGCAACGTCTCGTGTTCATGGGTAATTCACAGAAAAGCCCCTGAGTTGCCCTTGCCGTTACACAAGCCTTTTTGGCCTTAGTTTATTCACTCCGGTCCGGAGTCACCAGGTCATTGCAGTAATTGTTTTCCGATCCTGCATACGTCTTGACCTGAGATGCCTCCTGgccatgtgtgttttgttcactGCAGTCTTGAAGCTGGCCGCACGGAAGCAGGAGCACCTGGCGCATTGCCATGCCCACCTCAACGCCACGGCAGTCCTGCTCAATGCCACCCAAGGTGCGCGAGGAACTCGGTGCAGGGACCAGGGCTCAGCAGTGGGCAGATCACACATTGTTTGGCTTTAGCCTATGGAAGGGCAGAGACGATTCCCTTGCTCTCTTAAAAAAGGGACCAGTTGttcaatatatttaatttaattgtataCTTcggggggggatgcggtggtgcagtgggtttggccgggtcctgctctgcttggggtgccttgtgacagactggcatcctgctctgggtgtgtcccctccccctccagtcttgcaccctgtgttgccgagttaggctccagctcgctgcgaccccgctcgggacaagcggtttcagaaagtgtgtgtgtgtatacttgaGTAATTCTTCAGTAAatcaaaacattacattatGGTATCGTTATGTAAATTCAGTTCTGATTATTAATTCCTTAtaagagaggagggagaggagcaTCAGCTAAGTCTGTGCAaccattttaatgacacattgTTCCAATAAATTGTTGAGGAGCTTAACGCCATTCGACATCTTAAGTGGATGATTGAACTTAGCAGTCAGTCTCAGTAGATGGGAAAATGGACAAATGCACGGGAACATACAGCATCACTTTCATACTGAATATGTCTGAGCAGCACTTACTGGGTGccattgttttgtatttatgttacACTACAAATGAGCTAAATTTAGCTCTGTAACTTTTCATGAATAAAACTGGTTTTCTTATTCCCTCCTTATTTATGTGCAATCGTAAAGCTAAACCCAGATGCGCACCATATAAAATCTTTACTGCAGCCTATATAGCCTCAATCCTCATATTACCAATGGTGGAATTATGAAGTTTTGAAGATgttgtctgtttatttttaagagcCCTTTCATCACTTCTCTGTTTCATTAAATTCTTCTTTGTATCAAAGTAAATCGATGGCAGCAAATTACACCTAAACAGAATAGGACTGTGGAACCACCTTAATTTAACTCACTTCCGTAGTGTTTACAGCATGTCAGCTGTTCCTGGGTGTTTGTGATCAGCAACACGGCgaggaatgttgcacatgtttatgggatgaatcggtcaacaGTCGGCATTGAGCAGAAGTTCGTGGGacgacatttttatttttataatttcaaaTTAGATTCAATGCGGTTTGAAGATGCAGTTGAAAAGATAACCTCACACTTGTCCTCTGACCCTCCAGAGGAGATGTGTACACACTGTCCGCCACCATGGTCCTGCTACGAGACCCGCTGCTACTACTTTTCTGCAGGACGGGAGGGGGCCCGCACCTGGAACGAAAGCGCCCAGTTCTGCATGCAGTGGGATGCCAGCCTGGCTGTCATCGATGATCTCCGAGAGATGGTGAGTGGAGCCAGGGCCAGCGAGAAGGGAAAGGGAAGACACTGAAATACACACGGCCTTGATAGGCAGAGCCCCCGTTTCCTTCAGGAGttcatccaggcagagatgagGACATTGGCGCTGCCACAGTTCCCGTGGGTCGGTCTGACAGACAGTGCCGAGGAGGACCGGTGGCTCTGGCAGGACGGGAGCCTCCACCGCGATCGCGCTCTGTGAGTCACGGTTTTCACCTCTGGGGACTGCTTGTCCACGAATAACAGCACACGTTAAGTGTGGTTCTTAGACCCGTCATAAAGTAACCATTAAAGGTGCAGTAGCTGTGAGTGAACGGCTCTGTCTGTTGGATGGATGTCTGTTTTTGAGGAACCAGGAAAAATAGGCAGAGAAGAGCTCAGCAGGATGCCACACTGTAGTTTGGAAACGTGTGAACTCCCAGCTGAGCACTGCTGTCTCCGGTGTCGCCTGTTGTTTTTCACACCTCTAGTAGATGAGCCTGCTGCGCTGTAGGAACATGCAGAATGAGGTGGTGCTTCTGCCCGTGTGATGGCTTTGTGTGACCGTGACGCTTGTCGCGTTGTCTTCTAGGCCCAGTG
This window harbors:
- the LOC108922880 gene encoding natural killer cells antigen CD94-like isoform X2 yields the protein MARPEHQFGLPGAADIQPGGWCRRVVCLLAAVTLTKGLLLTVAFFFLKLAARKQEHLAHCHAHLNATAVLLNATQGREGARTWNESAQFCMQWDASLAVIDDLREMEFIQAEMRTLALPQFPWVGLTDSAEEDRWLWQDGSLHRDRALPSVQWNSDQRDCVDVRGDGSLFAVNCEAVGPWVCERPAVRRHLAAPSSSPGPPMAPRSP
- the LOC108922880 gene encoding C-type lectin domain family 12 member B-like isoform X1; translation: MARPEHQFGLPGAADIQPGGWCRRVVCLLAAVTLTKGLLLTVAFFFLKLAARKQEHLAHCHAHLNATAVLLNATQEEMCTHCPPPWSCYETRCYYFSAGREGARTWNESAQFCMQWDASLAVIDDLREMEFIQAEMRTLALPQFPWVGLTDSAEEDRWLWQDGSLHRDRALPSVQWNSDQRDCVDVRGDGSLFAVNCEAVGPWVCERPAVRRHLAAPSSSPGPPMAPRSP